Proteins from a genomic interval of Benincasa hispida cultivar B227 chromosome 7, ASM972705v1, whole genome shotgun sequence:
- the LOC120080803 gene encoding 18.1 kDa class I heat shock protein-like gives MALIPSIFGGRRSNVFDPFSLDVWDPFEGFPFSSSLANLPSSARETSAFANTRIDWKETPEAHIFKADLPGIKKEEVKVEVEEGQVLQISGERSKEQEEKNDKWHRIERSSGRFMRRFRLPENAKVEEVKANMENGVLTVTVPKMVEKKPEIKSIDISG, from the coding sequence ATGGCTCTGATTCCAAGCATTTTCGGTGGCCGCCGGAGCAACGTCTTCGACCCCTTTTCATTGGACGTTTGGGATCCCTTCGAAGGATTCCCATTTTCAAGCTCATTGGCCAACCTCCCTTCCTCTGCTCGTGAGACCTCTGCTTTTGCCAACACTCGCATCGACTGGAAAGAAACCCCAGAAGCCCACATCTTCAAGGCCGATCTTCCTGGAATCAAAAAGGAAGAAGTCAAAGTTGAAGTGGAAGAGGGCCAAGTGCTGCAAATCAGTGGGGAGAGAAGCAAAGAGCAAGAGGAGAAGAACGACAAATGGCATAGAATCGAACGAAGCAGTGGGAGGTTCATGAGGAGATTCAGGCTGCCCGAGAATGCTAAGGTTGAGGAAGTGAAGGCCAACATGGAGAATGGAGTGTTGACTGTGACAGTGCCTAAAATGGTAGAGAAGAAGCCAGAAATCAAGTCAATTGACATCTCCGGCTAG